A region from the Brassica napus cultivar Da-Ae chromosome C8, Da-Ae, whole genome shotgun sequence genome encodes:
- the LOC125591817 gene encoding uncharacterized protein LOC125591817, producing the protein MGNCYLNERTRWTWSERPANLEQVMLLAVILKGSSHNYWTTKLSTAYSWLANKLLKMKNVVYPLIRLQLQNGATARFWYDNWSPFGCLHDYLHASNSRFGIPANATVASLYRNGAWRLPPARSDHQLQLISYLTTVQLTYDHDCYLWEMEGEIMQKFETWKVYHYLRGNIDTVNWAPAVWSSKSIPRQSFHSWLVVLDRNPTRDRLISWGLQVSHLCLL; encoded by the exons ATGGGAAACTGTTACCTTAACGAAAGAACAAGGTGGACTTGGAGTGAAAGACCTGCTAACTTGGAACAAGTCATGTTGCTTGCG GTCATTCTAAAAGGGTCATCACACAACTACTGGACTACAAAGCTGAGCACTGCCTACTCTTGGTTGGCTAACAagctgttgaagatgaaaaATGTTGTGTACCCTCTGATCCGCCTTCAATTACAGAATGGAGCCACTGCTAGATTCTGGTATGACAATTGGAGCCCGTTTGGCTGCCTTCATGATTATCTCCATGCTTCCAATTCTAGGTTTGGAATCCCCGCGAATGCAACGGTCGCCTCGTTATATAGGAATGGAGCTTGGAGACTTCCTcctgcaagatcagatcatcaaTTACAACTGATCTCCTATCTAACAACGGTTCAACTCACATATGATCACGATTGCTACCTCTGGGAGATGGAAGGGGAGATAATGCAGAAATTCGAGACATGGAAGGTATATCACTACCTCCGAGGGAACATAGATACAGTCAACTGGGCGCCGGCTGTTTGGTCATCAAAAAGCATTCCGAGGCAGTCGTTTCATTCTTGGTTGGTTGTGCTTGATCGTAATCCAACCCGTGACCGTCTTATCAGTTGGGGACTTCAAGTCAgccatctctgccttctttgA